The following coding sequences lie in one Amycolatopsis cihanbeyliensis genomic window:
- the lepB gene encoding signal peptidase I, whose translation MPSNAAEDEPERPEDDDGTSSETHGAHRRRKSRKQRKQRSFWKELPILIVVALVFAFLIQQFIARVYMIPSGSMEETLHGCPGCTPDRILVDKLVYDFSDPEPGEVVVFKGPEAWTENDLPTQESSNGVVRFFRSIGSVFGLAPPDEKDFVKRIIATGGQTVECCDAQNRVTVDGIPLDEPYIHWEPGAENTQIDFGPVTVPDGTVWVMGDNRNNSSDSRYQGGGGVRGVVPVDNIIGKARFIVLPPSRWGGVSDHNPQQAASQASALSAPAWGAGIPLGAGVIAAWPAVAGGRGLGGAVRGAAKRGQ comes from the coding sequence GTGCCTTCAAACGCCGCTGAGGATGAGCCGGAGCGCCCCGAGGACGACGACGGCACGTCGTCCGAGACCCACGGGGCTCACCGGCGGCGTAAGTCACGCAAACAGCGCAAGCAGCGTTCCTTCTGGAAAGAGCTGCCGATCCTCATCGTTGTGGCGCTCGTCTTCGCGTTCCTGATCCAGCAGTTCATCGCCCGGGTGTACATGATCCCGTCCGGGTCGATGGAGGAGACGCTGCACGGCTGCCCCGGCTGCACGCCGGACCGGATCCTGGTCGACAAGCTCGTCTACGACTTCAGTGACCCGGAGCCCGGCGAGGTCGTGGTGTTCAAGGGCCCGGAGGCCTGGACCGAGAACGACCTGCCCACGCAGGAGTCCAGCAACGGCGTGGTGCGCTTCTTCCGCAGTATCGGCTCGGTGTTCGGCCTCGCGCCGCCGGACGAGAAGGACTTCGTCAAGCGCATCATCGCCACCGGCGGGCAGACCGTGGAGTGCTGTGACGCGCAGAACCGGGTGACGGTCGACGGGATTCCGCTGGACGAGCCCTACATCCACTGGGAGCCCGGCGCGGAGAACACGCAGATCGACTTCGGTCCGGTGACGGTACCCGACGGTACGGTCTGGGTGATGGGTGACAACCGCAACAACTCCTCGGACTCGCGGTACCAGGGTGGCGGTGGCGTGCGTGGCGTCGTCCCGGTGGACAACATCATCGGCAAGGCCAGGTTCATCGTGTTGCCGCCCTCGCGCTGGGGCGGGGTGAGTGACCACAACCCGCAGCAGGCCGCGTCGCAGGCGTCCGCGTTGAGCGCTCCCGCCTGGGGCGCGGGCATCCCGCTCGGTGCGGGTGTGATCGCCGCCTGGCCCGCGGTCGCCGGTGGCCGCGGGCTTGGTGGGGCCGTGCGCGGGGCGGCCAAGCGGGGACAGTAG
- the rplS gene encoding 50S ribosomal protein L19 → MNTLDALDAQSLRSDIPDFRPGDTLKVHVRVIEGNRERNQVFQGAVIRRQGDGIRETFTVRKVSFGVGVERTFPVHSPNIAKIEVHMRGDVRRAKLYYLRKLRGKAAKIKERRSSSAAKASTSAS, encoded by the coding sequence ATGAACACCCTGGACGCCCTGGACGCTCAGTCGCTGCGTTCCGACATCCCGGACTTCCGTCCGGGCGACACGCTGAAGGTGCACGTCCGCGTTATCGAGGGCAACCGCGAGCGCAACCAGGTCTTCCAGGGCGCTGTGATCCGCCGCCAGGGCGACGGCATCCGCGAGACGTTCACCGTGCGGAAGGTGTCCTTCGGCGTCGGCGTCGAGCGCACCTTCCCGGTGCACTCCCCGAACATCGCCAAGATCGAGGTGCACATGCGTGGTGACGTCCGCCGCGCGAAGCTCTACTACCTGCGCAAGCTGCGCGGCAAGGCCGCCAAGATCAAGGAGCGGCGCTCCAGCAGCGCCGCAAAGGCGAGCACCTCGGCGTCCTGA